The following coding sequences are from one Desulfosporosinus orientis DSM 765 window:
- a CDS encoding enoyl-CoA hydratase/isomerase family protein: MTYETIRVEIEEGIATITLNRPEVLNALNSQVFNELAAAAKNLGEDEGVRGVILTGGEKVFAAGADIKQMASLNAVEVVKSIRPSRIAFNLIENLQKPVISAIAGYALGGGCELSLTTDVRIAADNAQFGLPEIKLGILPGGGGTQRLPRLIGAGKAKELIFSGDIINAEEALRIGLVNKVVSADQLMAEAKKMAKKFISKGAIALQLAKSCINEGLQVDLETGLQYEHKCFALLFATEDQKEGMQAFLEKRKPNFQGR, from the coding sequence GTGACCTATGAAACCATCAGGGTGGAAATTGAAGAAGGAATTGCAACGATCACCCTTAATCGCCCGGAAGTGCTGAATGCCTTAAACAGCCAGGTTTTTAACGAATTAGCCGCTGCCGCAAAGAATTTGGGAGAAGATGAAGGGGTGCGCGGGGTAATTCTCACCGGCGGCGAAAAGGTTTTTGCTGCAGGGGCGGATATTAAGCAGATGGCCTCTTTAAATGCAGTCGAGGTAGTGAAGAGTATCAGACCTTCAAGGATAGCTTTTAATTTAATAGAAAATCTGCAGAAACCCGTCATTTCGGCTATTGCTGGTTATGCCCTAGGCGGTGGCTGTGAACTAAGCTTAACCACAGATGTGCGTATTGCAGCGGATAATGCTCAATTCGGCTTGCCGGAAATCAAATTGGGGATCCTGCCTGGCGGCGGAGGGACTCAACGTTTGCCGCGTCTGATTGGAGCCGGTAAGGCCAAAGAATTAATCTTCAGCGGAGATATCATTAATGCGGAGGAAGCCCTGAGGATTGGGCTTGTGAATAAAGTGGTATCTGCGGATCAATTAATGGCAGAAGCTAAAAAGATGGCCAAAAAGTTTATTTCTAAAGGTGCTATTGCTCTGCAATTAGCTAAATCCTGCATTAATGAGGGGCTTCAGGTAGATTTGGAAACGGGCTTACAGTATGAACACAAATGTTTTGCCTTGTTATTTGCCACTGAAGACCAAAAAGAGGGTATGCAAGCCTTTCTTGAAAAACGCAAACCAAATTTTCAAGGAAGATAG
- a CDS encoding acyl-CoA dehydrogenase, which yields MASNFRYSTQDHKFIIKEWLDGTKILGLKRYRDMFSLEDVDGILDQALKVCKDVVAPTNDDGDTIKAVFKEGKVTVPPSFHHAFQYVAENGWGATNKDKDNESAMPGLLYGAVHEYMIAANPAFVAYLGLPGGVATIIKQFGTQEQIDFFTPNLFQTTWGGTMCITEPGGGSDVGDMLSKAYPTEDSKIFKIKGTKCFITCGDHDLTENIIHLVLARIDGAVPGTKGLSLFLVPKIWVNEDGSLGEANDVVTVGIEHKMGLKGSATAVLNFGEEGNCRGFLLGAPLNEKGQGEGIAQMFKMINGSRVDTGHCALAVATVAYYNAAAYAKERIQGRPIEDPRGNRVPLIQHEDIRRMLLSQKATLEAMRAIIFKGYYYLDLIAFGDDPEDVRQAKRYIELITPLIKAYCSDQAWLMITEAIQIHGGYGYTEEYPIARQARDVKIYSIWEGTNFIQSLDLVFRKWALDKGTVFNEWLQDIAVFVKEKSESPEFQRDMAMLSRALKAYSELTKTVFGYMQENIHLVPLYSTRLLRVTAELYCGYLLMQQAFVAQEKLVAGAGEVDFYKGKISSAQFYLRNIVPDVIATAEIIKDYDTSAMEIPEEAFNY from the coding sequence TTGGCCAGTAACTTTCGCTACAGTACGCAAGATCATAAGTTTATCATCAAAGAATGGCTGGATGGAACTAAGATTCTGGGCTTAAAACGTTATCGGGATATGTTCAGCCTGGAAGATGTTGACGGTATTCTTGATCAAGCCTTAAAAGTTTGTAAGGATGTAGTGGCTCCCACCAATGACGATGGGGATACCATTAAAGCAGTCTTTAAAGAGGGTAAAGTGACGGTTCCCCCCTCTTTTCATCATGCTTTTCAATATGTTGCTGAGAACGGCTGGGGTGCTACCAACAAGGATAAAGATAATGAAAGTGCAATGCCGGGGTTATTATACGGAGCAGTTCATGAGTATATGATTGCCGCAAATCCGGCTTTTGTTGCCTACTTGGGCCTGCCGGGCGGAGTAGCAACCATTATTAAGCAGTTTGGAACCCAGGAACAAATCGACTTTTTCACCCCTAATTTGTTTCAGACGACTTGGGGAGGGACCATGTGCATCACTGAGCCTGGGGGCGGCTCTGATGTAGGAGATATGCTGAGCAAAGCATATCCAACAGAAGATTCCAAGATTTTTAAAATTAAAGGCACAAAATGCTTTATAACCTGCGGTGATCATGATCTGACAGAAAATATTATTCATTTGGTTTTAGCCAGAATCGATGGAGCAGTTCCGGGAACAAAAGGGTTGTCACTCTTCTTAGTACCTAAGATATGGGTTAATGAGGATGGAAGCTTAGGGGAAGCCAATGATGTTGTCACAGTAGGAATTGAGCATAAAATGGGGCTTAAAGGGTCTGCCACAGCTGTCCTGAATTTTGGCGAAGAGGGGAATTGCCGGGGCTTCCTTCTGGGTGCGCCTTTAAATGAAAAAGGGCAAGGAGAAGGTATAGCCCAAATGTTTAAGATGATTAACGGGTCTAGGGTAGACACCGGGCACTGTGCCCTAGCGGTTGCGACGGTAGCCTATTATAATGCCGCCGCCTATGCCAAAGAACGCATTCAAGGACGTCCGATTGAAGATCCCAGGGGAAATAGGGTTCCTCTTATTCAGCACGAGGATATTCGCCGGATGCTGCTCAGCCAAAAGGCTACTCTGGAAGCAATGAGAGCAATCATTTTTAAAGGCTATTACTACTTGGATTTAATAGCCTTTGGGGATGATCCGGAGGACGTTCGCCAGGCAAAACGTTATATTGAGTTGATCACGCCTCTAATTAAAGCATATTGTTCAGACCAAGCCTGGCTGATGATTACGGAAGCCATCCAGATCCACGGCGGATATGGGTATACAGAGGAATACCCAATTGCTCGTCAGGCCAGAGATGTGAAGATTTATTCGATTTGGGAAGGCACTAACTTCATTCAGTCTCTGGATTTAGTTTTCCGTAAATGGGCCTTGGATAAAGGCACTGTTTTTAATGAGTGGCTGCAGGATATTGCTGTTTTTGTGAAGGAAAAATCTGAGAGCCCAGAATTCCAGCGGGATATGGCAATGTTAAGCCGAGCATTAAAGGCTTATTCCGAACTCACTAAAACAGTGTTTGGCTATATGCAGGAAAATATCCACCTGGTCCCCTTGTACAGCACAAGACTTTTAAGGGTTACCGCGGAACTATATTGTGGTTATTTGTTAATGCAGCAAGCCTTTGTTGCCCAAGAGAAACTGGTAGCTGGTGCAGGAGAGGTTGATTTCTATAAAGGAAAAATCAGCTCTGCTCAGTTTTATTTGAGAAACATTGTACCTGATGTAATAGCCACTGCTGAGATCATTAAGGATTATGATACCTCTGCTATGGAAATTCCTGAAGAGGCTTTTAATTATTAA
- a CDS encoding 3-hydroxyacyl-CoA dehydrogenase family protein, translated as MNIEDVKNICVIGAGNMGHQIALCCALAGYKVTCTDISQEMLDKAEAFAKSYLPERVAKGKLTQEMADGALTNLQFIPSLEEAAGEADYVIEAAVEKMEIKRKLFADLDRIAPPQAILATNSSYIVSSQIADATKRPAKICNMHFFNPALVMKLVEVVQGPHTSEETAQVTMDLCAKLGKIAVLLKKEIYGFLVNRILSALAQEALFLADMGIATPQEIDIAVTNALGHPMGPFRLMDLTGIDLAYYSAMERYQTSRDPKDKPSPLVVEKYVKGEWGKKTKKGYYTYD; from the coding sequence ATGAATATCGAAGATGTTAAAAACATTTGTGTTATAGGTGCCGGCAACATGGGTCATCAAATAGCCCTGTGCTGTGCTTTGGCCGGTTATAAAGTGACTTGTACGGATATTAGCCAGGAGATGTTAGATAAAGCGGAAGCCTTTGCAAAATCATATTTGCCTGAACGGGTTGCTAAAGGAAAGCTGACCCAAGAAATGGCCGATGGTGCTTTAACAAATCTCCAATTTATTCCAAGCTTAGAGGAGGCTGCCGGAGAGGCGGATTATGTCATTGAGGCTGCTGTAGAGAAAATGGAAATAAAACGAAAACTCTTTGCAGACCTGGATAGAATCGCTCCTCCCCAGGCAATTTTAGCAACCAACAGCTCTTATATTGTCAGTTCACAAATCGCCGATGCGACAAAGAGGCCTGCGAAGATCTGCAACATGCACTTTTTTAATCCGGCTTTGGTTATGAAATTAGTTGAAGTTGTGCAAGGCCCTCATACTTCAGAGGAAACTGCTCAAGTGACAATGGATTTGTGTGCTAAATTAGGAAAGATTGCTGTACTGCTTAAAAAAGAAATCTATGGTTTCTTGGTTAATCGGATTCTATCAGCCTTGGCTCAAGAGGCTTTGTTTCTTGCCGACATGGGAATTGCCACTCCCCAAGAAATTGATATTGCAGTGACGAATGCCCTGGGCCACCCTATGGGCCCCTTCCGGCTAATGGACTTAACCGGTATTGATCTTGCATATTACTCGGCTATGGAACGCTATCAGACCAGTCGTGATCCTAAAGATAAGCCTTCCCCGCTGGTTGTTGAGAAATACGTTAAGGGAGAATGGGGTAAAAAGACAAAAAAGGGGTACTACACTTACGACTGA